A DNA window from Anoplolepis gracilipes chromosome 13, ASM4749672v1, whole genome shotgun sequence contains the following coding sequences:
- the Fibroin4 gene encoding silk fibroin 4 has translation MKIPAILATSLLVWGLVGASELVGSEASASAAAQAEASSLSGGKLGVSDSSASASASASASSESGSWIPYHGDQHGPKKRPAGIAIEGAKVGTGISNTASASAEALSRGLGIGQAAAEAQAAAAGQAAIAAKSCELAAKSTAHAVALVEAAAKAEVEVANRAAEAVKMAAMTAKAARIVEENVAAVRAAAGELDLAGRAAAAAEERANEESVAANARAQAEAAAAAEAEAKANAAREAAAAALAIAEASVAIEHKAAEMTRKAQNMRLNAEAALAVAANARAIASAESEASVDLSNRAGVARSGAAGAAEAKAIATDAGSTAEIAAYSWAKKGEITDPGPMPKIVSVTAGLTKSEIEAIKIPHGHHKIHQPILHKEPLLHKEPILLKEPILHKGGSATSSAAASASAGVGTISGKHGKQISASSASAEADADASSSGLRGWYK, from the coding sequence ATGAAGATTCCAGCGATACTTGCGACGTCCCTCCTCGTCTGGGGTCTTGTCGGCGCCAGCGAGCTCGTCGGATCGGAAGCGAGCGCATCGGCGGCTGCCCAAGCGGAGGCGTCCTCGTTGTCCGGTGGCAAGCTCGGTGTTTCCGACTCATCCGCCAGCGCGTCCGCCAGCGCAAGTGCCAGCAGTGAAAGCGGTTCTTGGATCCCTTATCACGGTGACCAACACGGGCCGAAGAAGAGACCTGCCGGGATCGCGATCGAAGGAGCGAAGGTCGGCACCGGAATCAGTAACACCGCGTCCGCATCCGCCGAGGCACTCTCCCGTGGACTCGGCATCGGACAGGCGGCTGCTGAAGCGCAAGCCGCTGCCGCCGGTCAGGCAGCGATCGCCGCGAAATCGTGCGAGCTAGCCGCTAAGAGCACCGCTCATGCGGTCGCCCTGGTCGAAGCTGCGGCCAAAGCCGAAGTAGAGGTAGCTAACCGAGCGGCAGAGGCCGTCAAGATGGCAGCTATGACCGCCAAAGCAGCGAGGATAGTCGAGGAGAATGTGGCCGCCGTGAGGGCAGCCGCCGGTGAGCTGGACCTGGCCGGAAGAGCCGCCGCCGCGGCCGAGGAACGCGCCAACGAGGAATCTGTCGCGGCCAACGCACGCGCCCAAGCCGaggccgccgccgccgctgaaGCCGAAGCGAAGGCGAACGCCGCCCGGGAGGCAGCCGCCGCTGCCTTGGCCATCGCTGAGGCCTCCGTCGCCATCGAACACAAAGCCGCCGAGATGACCCGCAAGGCCCAGAATATGCGTCTCAACGCCGAAGCTGCCCTCGCCGTGGCCGCCAACGCCCGTGCCATCGCCTCCGCCGAGTCCGAGGCCAGCGTTGACTTGAGCAATCGCGCGGGTGTCGCGCGTTCCGGTGCCGCTGGTGCTGCCGAGGCCAAGGCGATAGCCACCGACGCGGGTTCTACCGCCGAGATCGCCGCTTACAGCTGGGCCAAGAAGGGCGAGATCACCGATCCCGGCCCTATGCCCAAGATCGTCAGCGTTACCGCGGGTCTGACCAAGAGCGAGATCGAGGCCATCAAGATCCCTCACGGTCATCACAAAATCCATCAACCTATCCTTCACAAGGAACCTCTTCTCCACAAAGAACCTATCCTCCTCAAGGAACCTATCCTCCACAAGGGTGGTAGCGCGACATCGTCGGCAGCCGCCAGCGCCAGCGCGGGCGTCGGCACCATCAGCGGCAAGCATGGTAAACAGATCTCCGCGTCCTCCGCCTCGGCTGAAGCCGATGCCGATGCTAGTAGCTCGGGGCTGAGAGGGTGGTACAAGTAA
- the LOC140672485 gene encoding uncharacterized protein, producing the protein MKPVVRFALLCAAVVLVVAEEIIDQERPKTFRRLIPADVLRDFPGMCFASTKCATIEPTKTWELSPFCGRSTCVPADDNSGRLFELVEDCGPLPKANPKCKLSEKTNKTASFPDCCPVFECEDGVKLEYPDIPTLPPPTEVEGEAGNVQPEGAPKA; encoded by the exons ATGAAGCCCGTCGTCAGGTTCGCCTTGCTGTGCGCCGCGGTCGTCCTCGTCGTTGCCGAGGAGATCATAGATCAAGAACGACCGAAAACCTTCCGCAGACTGATTCCCGCCGACGTTCTTCGCG ATTTCCCCGGCATGTGCTTCGCGTCGACCAAGTGCGCGACCATCGAGCCGACGAAGACGTGGGAACTGTCGCCGTTCTGTGGCCGTTCTACCTGCGTGCCCGCCGATGACAATTCTGGCCGTTTGTTCGAGTTGGTAGAAGACTGTGGCCCGCTACCTAAGGCCAACCCCAAGTGCAAACTCTCCGAAAAGACCAACAAAACCGCGAGCTTCCCCGATTGTTGTCCGGTCTTCGAGTGCGAGGACGGCGTTAAGCTTGAATATCCGGATATCCCAACGCTGCCGCCGCCGACCGAAGTGGAAGGGGAAGCCGGAAACGTACAGCCGGAAGGCGCACCGAAAGCCTAA
- the Rab7 gene encoding ras-related protein rab7, translating to MASRKKVLLKVIILGDSGVGKTSLMNQYVNKKFSNQYKATIGADFLTKEVMVEDRIVTMQIWDTAGQERFQSLGVAFYRGADCCVLVFDVSAPTSFKSLDSWRDEFLIQASPRDPDNFPFVVLGNKVDLESRAVSSKRAQQWCQSKNNIPYFETSAKEAINVEQAFQTIAKNALAQESEVELYNEFPDQIKLSNDQRSNGRGDSCAC from the exons ATGGCATCCCGCAAGAAAGTGTTGCTAAAAGTCATTATCCTTGGAGATTCAGGAGTTGGAAAAACTTCTTTGATGAATCAATATGTCAATAAGAAGTTTAGTAATCAATATAAAGCGACAATAGGAGCAGATTTTTTGACTAAGGAAGTAATGGTGGAGGATAGAATAGTCACTATGCAG ATCTGGGATACCGCTGGACAAGAAAGATTTCAATCATTAGGAGTGGCTTTTTACAGAGGCGCTGATTGTTGCGTGCTTGTATTTGATGTATCTGCTCCAACTAGCTTCAAATCTCTAGATTCATGGAgagatgaatttttaattcaagctTCTCCTCGGGATCCAGATAATTTTCCGTTCGTCGTGCTCGGGAATAAAGTAGACCTTGAATCAAGAGCA GTATCAAGCAAGAGAGCACAACAGTGGTGTCAatcaaagaataatattccatACTTTGAAACTAGTGCAAAAGAGGCTATTAATGTCGAACAGGCTTTCCAAACGATAGCTAAGAATGCTTTAGCTCAAGAAAGTGAA GTTGAACTGTATAATGAATTCCCGGATCAAATCAAATTGAGCAACGACCAAAGAAGCAACGGCAGAGGTGATTCGTGTGCTTGCTAG
- the LOC140672481 gene encoding uncharacterized protein translates to MRNVICLLILFSTIYTSKQDVIEPLGYLERLVNVQKRFTEAVLNDVLFFKKRIKQNLEVRLNDLKIQALFKVNNIINSTFENINLSIENGKKKGKKIDECYDYAKHNLETKKDNTIIELEMSIQNGNTTMETPLTNLAKNIKAIRTVLTDLNFIIPNCYSSNFIKMQHCVMTNLSLISSSLKNIKNNVINLMNIAITVRMNMIKDVTSVMMKLVVDIRIFSTDIIIRINSCVRNASADNAKSTNIPNSLPSINSFLSRNF, encoded by the exons ATGAGGAACGTGATTTGTCtcttgatattattttctacaatttat aCGTCGAAGCAAGATGTGATAGAACCCTTGGGCTATCTCGAACGATTGGTGAACGTCCAAAAAAGATTCACCGAAGCTGTACTTAatgatgttttatttttcaaaaagcgAATAAAGCAAAACCTGGAAGTTAGACTCAATGATCTGAAAATTCAGGCTTtgtttaaagttaataatattatcaattcaaCGTTCGAGAATATCAAT CTATCTATCGAGaatgggaaaaaaaaaggtaaaaagatAGACGAGTGCTACGATTATGCAAAACATAATTTAGAgacgaaaaaagataatacgaTTATTGAATTGGAGATGTCCATCCAAAACGGCAATACGACCATGGAAACCCCATTAACGAACCTGGCgaagaatattaaa GCAATAAGGACAGTGCTGACCGACTTAAACTTCATCATCCCCAATTGTTACTCTtcgaattttatcaaaatgcaGCACTGCGTTATGACAAACCTCTCTTTGATCAGCTCATCGTTGAAGAATATCAAGAATAATGTCATAAACTTGATGAATATTGCGATAACTGTGCGTATGAATATGATTAAAGATGTGACTAGTGTTATGATGAAGCTTGTCGTTGATATTCGCATTTTCAGtacagatattattattcgtataaaCAGTTGTGTAAGAAATGCATCTGCCGACAATGCTAAATCAACAAATATTCCAAATTCATTGCCAtctattaattcatttttatctcgaaatttttaa
- the LOC140672478 gene encoding mitochondrial import receptor subunit TOM40 homolog 1: protein MGSVQALINKRTEFLVTPTSREDPPCVPCFEKVDRKPGNPSSFEDLHAKTKELYPQNFEGAYLLLKKNLSKHFNVTYKMTLSSVTPYGLKFGVNYVGTKRVGFSEKYPVISGEITPNGNMSASFVQTLGCRCRFKLATQIVDKKYMASSSGLEYRSDDCTIAMTLANPDLAKLHGTLVLHYLQAVTPRITLGTEIAYLRGSLIPGGQQTVMCAAFRHSTGPTTLSATLGEAGIHACYHRKASEQLQLGVEIEINTRIHESIGTIVYRVDIPYTDFVCRGFVNSETSLGAVFEKKLYPIPEASLIISGFLNHKKQQFRVGIGLNIG from the coding sequence ATGGGTAGTGTCCAAGCGCTTATCAACAAACGCACCGAATTCCTTGTAACTCCTACCAGTAGGGAAGATCCGCCATGTGTTCCCTGCTTCGAGAAGGTGGACAGGAAACCTGGAAATCCCAGCAGCTTCGAGGATCTTCACGCAAAAACCAAGGAGCTTTATCCACAAAATTTCGAAGGCGCCTACTTGCTGTTGAAGAAGAACCTGAGTAAACATTTCAACGTGACGTACAAAATGACCCTGAGTTCTGTGACGCCGTATGGTCTCAAGTTCGGCGTGAATTACGTCGGTACCAAGAGGGTAGGATTTTCGGAGAAATATCCGGTCATCTCGGGCGAGATCACACCTAATGGTAATATGAGCGCCAGTTTCGTGCAAACGCTTGGCTGTAGATGTAGATTCAAACTCGCGACGCAAATCGTCGACAAGAAATACATGGCCTCTAGTTCCGGCCTGGAGTACCGCTCGGACGATTGTACAATAGCGATGACTCTGGCGAATCCGGATCTTGCTAAGTTGCACGGCACGTTGGTGCTGCATTATCTACAGGCTGTCACACCGCGGATCACCCTTGGCACAGAGATTGCCTATCTACGCGGCTCTCTGATACCGGGCGGTCAGCAGACGGTGATGTGCGCCGCGTTCCGACACAGCACCGGCCCCACCACGTTATCCGCCACGTTAGGCGAGGCAGGCATCCACGCCTGCTACCATCGGAAGGCGAGCGAGCAGCTGCAGCTCGGCGTCGAGATCGAGATCAACACGCGTATTCATGAATCCATCGGCACGATAGTGTATCGTGTCGACATCCCATATACGGACTTTGTCTGCCGAGGATTCGTCAATTCGGAGACCAGCCTGGGCGCTGTGTTCGAAAAGAAACTATACCCAATTCCCGAGGCTTCGTTAATCATAAGCGGCTTCTTGAATCACAAGAAGCAACAGTTCCGCGTTGGAATCGGTCTAAATATTGGCTAG
- the LOC140672469 gene encoding endoplasmic reticulum lectin 1 isoform X1 → MWGNYRGIYNVLCVLISAVFGHDFRHFDDTVIFKINWPGKSDTELLKPHPDVEPYFITTANNEQYKCIIPDATEQEHEYSESYNGPNPIQLLQPIFAQNSCSYRLESYWTYELCHGRYVRQYHEDREGKKIKMQEYYLGTLDKAQKLKLSNYYDEQTKNPNRKLNIPIKKIDGINMPYVEIEMIDGTMCDLNNKPRIIKVLYVCYKHGKHDVYSLKETMTCEYEAIVLSPVLCSHPDYKPQDTGENEITCQPVGNAPKKPKSLMLMELESIKTRHQQTRDDKQQKVYAIIHVDKEGQDGEPRVRVEIHPLDVMDKNGNVDESVNAITDQNISPAEVSPVQSFLSGKNCLHGGNGWWKYEFCYGRSVVQYHIERDGTKTIVNLGRFDKQKHLEWIAAHPHKKPKPLESRKHLSHFYSDGSSCDKTGTSRQTEVKLKCVENHTATSPSSVSLFLLEPKTCEYILGVESPLICDILEYADENGLLSEKFQANFDKLKSTTLHSGQDNLDERIANGDD, encoded by the exons ATGTGGGGCAATTATAGGGGCATTTATAATGTCCTGTGTGTTTTAATCTCTGCTGTTTTCGGACACGATTTTCGACACTTTGACGATACagttatattcaaaataaattggcCCGGAAAAAGTGATACGGAATTATTA aaaccTCACCCAGATGTGGAACCATATTTCATAACTACAGCTAATAATGAACAATATAAGTGCATAATCCCAGATGCAACGGAACAGGAACACGAGTATAGTGAATCATATAACGGACCAAATCCGATACAACTTTTGCAACCAATATTTGCTCAAAACAGTTGTTCCTATAGG CTTGAGTCATATTGGACTTACGAATTATGCCATGGTAGATATGTACGGCAATATCATGAAGACagggaaggaaaaaaaattaagatgcAAGAGTATTACCTTGGCACTTTGGACAAGGCACAAAAGTTGAAACTCTCAAATTATTATGATGAACAAACAAAGAACCCTAACAGAAAGTTAAATataccaattaaaaaaattgatggtATTAATATGCCATATGTCGAAATTGAGATGATTGATGGGACAATGTGTGATTTGAATAACAAGCCAAGAATCATCAAGGTGTTATATGTCTGTTATAAACATGGTAAACATGATGTGTATTCACTCAAGGAAACAATGACCTGTGAATATGAAGCGATAGTACTCTCACCGGTACTATGCAGTCATCCAGATTATAAGCCGCAAGACACTGGAGAAAATGAAATCACATGCCAGCCTGTTGGTAATGCACCAAAGAAACCAAAGTCGCTTATGTTAATGGAACTAGAAAGTATAAAAACGCGACATCAACAAACGAGG GATGACAAGCAGCAGAAAGTGTATGCAATCATCCATGTAGATAAGGAGGGCCAG GATGGCGAGCCAAGAGTAAGGGTTGAGATACATCCCCTGGATGTTATGGATAAGAATGGCAATGTTGACGAATCTGTCAATGCAATAACTGATCAGAATATTAGTCCTGCCGAAGTTAGTCCTGTTCAGAGTTTCCTCAGTGGAAAGAATTGCTTGCATGGG ggTAATGGATGGTGGAAGTATGAATTCTGTTATGGCCGTTCTGTCGTACAATATCATATAGAAAGAGATGGGACAAAAACGATTGTCAATCTCGGTAGATTTGATAAACAAAAGCATTTGGAGTGGATTGCAGCGCATCCACACAAGAAACCCAAACCACTAGAATCAAGAAAACACCTCTCACACTTTTACAGCGATGGAAGTAGCTGTGATAAGACTGGAACTTCTAGGCAAACTGAA gtaaaattaaaatgtgtgGAGAATCATACTGCTACAAGCCCATCTAgtgtatcattatttttattggaaCCAAAAACATGTGAATATATTCTAGGAGTTGAATCACCATTAATCTGTGATATCTTAGAATATGCCGATGAAAATGGACTTCTAAGTGAAAAGTTTCAAGcaaatttcgataaattgaAATCTACGACCTTGCACTCGGGGCAAGATAATTTAGACGAGCGAATAGCTAACGGTGATGATTAg
- the LOC140672469 gene encoding endoplasmic reticulum lectin 1 isoform X2: MWGNYRGIYNVLCVLISAVFGHDFRHFDDTVIFKINWPGKSDTELLKPHPDVEPYFITTANNEQYKCIIPDATEQEHEYSESYNGPNPIQLLQPIFAQNSCSYRLESYWTYELCHGRYVRQYHEDREGKKIKMQEYYLGTLDKAQKLKLSNYYDEQTKNPNRKLNIPIKKIDGINMPYVEIEMIDGTMCDLNNKPRIIKVLYVCYKHGKHDVYSLKETMTCEYEAIVLSPVLCSHPDYKPQDTGENEITCQPVGNAPKKPKSLMLMELESIKTRHQQTRDGEPRVRVEIHPLDVMDKNGNVDESVNAITDQNISPAEVSPVQSFLSGKNCLHGGNGWWKYEFCYGRSVVQYHIERDGTKTIVNLGRFDKQKHLEWIAAHPHKKPKPLESRKHLSHFYSDGSSCDKTGTSRQTEVKLKCVENHTATSPSSVSLFLLEPKTCEYILGVESPLICDILEYADENGLLSEKFQANFDKLKSTTLHSGQDNLDERIANGDD; encoded by the exons ATGTGGGGCAATTATAGGGGCATTTATAATGTCCTGTGTGTTTTAATCTCTGCTGTTTTCGGACACGATTTTCGACACTTTGACGATACagttatattcaaaataaattggcCCGGAAAAAGTGATACGGAATTATTA aaaccTCACCCAGATGTGGAACCATATTTCATAACTACAGCTAATAATGAACAATATAAGTGCATAATCCCAGATGCAACGGAACAGGAACACGAGTATAGTGAATCATATAACGGACCAAATCCGATACAACTTTTGCAACCAATATTTGCTCAAAACAGTTGTTCCTATAGG CTTGAGTCATATTGGACTTACGAATTATGCCATGGTAGATATGTACGGCAATATCATGAAGACagggaaggaaaaaaaattaagatgcAAGAGTATTACCTTGGCACTTTGGACAAGGCACAAAAGTTGAAACTCTCAAATTATTATGATGAACAAACAAAGAACCCTAACAGAAAGTTAAATataccaattaaaaaaattgatggtATTAATATGCCATATGTCGAAATTGAGATGATTGATGGGACAATGTGTGATTTGAATAACAAGCCAAGAATCATCAAGGTGTTATATGTCTGTTATAAACATGGTAAACATGATGTGTATTCACTCAAGGAAACAATGACCTGTGAATATGAAGCGATAGTACTCTCACCGGTACTATGCAGTCATCCAGATTATAAGCCGCAAGACACTGGAGAAAATGAAATCACATGCCAGCCTGTTGGTAATGCACCAAAGAAACCAAAGTCGCTTATGTTAATGGAACTAGAAAGTATAAAAACGCGACATCAACAAACGAGG GATGGCGAGCCAAGAGTAAGGGTTGAGATACATCCCCTGGATGTTATGGATAAGAATGGCAATGTTGACGAATCTGTCAATGCAATAACTGATCAGAATATTAGTCCTGCCGAAGTTAGTCCTGTTCAGAGTTTCCTCAGTGGAAAGAATTGCTTGCATGGG ggTAATGGATGGTGGAAGTATGAATTCTGTTATGGCCGTTCTGTCGTACAATATCATATAGAAAGAGATGGGACAAAAACGATTGTCAATCTCGGTAGATTTGATAAACAAAAGCATTTGGAGTGGATTGCAGCGCATCCACACAAGAAACCCAAACCACTAGAATCAAGAAAACACCTCTCACACTTTTACAGCGATGGAAGTAGCTGTGATAAGACTGGAACTTCTAGGCAAACTGAA gtaaaattaaaatgtgtgGAGAATCATACTGCTACAAGCCCATCTAgtgtatcattatttttattggaaCCAAAAACATGTGAATATATTCTAGGAGTTGAATCACCATTAATCTGTGATATCTTAGAATATGCCGATGAAAATGGACTTCTAAGTGAAAAGTTTCAAGcaaatttcgataaattgaAATCTACGACCTTGCACTCGGGGCAAGATAATTTAGACGAGCGAATAGCTAACGGTGATGATTAg